Below is a window of Luteolibacter rhizosphaerae DNA.
TGTGGCTCATCGGCTCGGTTTTCTTCGTCTTGGCAGCCATCGGCGGCCTATTTGCGACCGGGGCATCCGAGATCGCAGGAGCAGCGATGGGGATTTCGGGCCTCCTCTTGCTGCTCGGGATCTTAGGTTTCTGGGTGGCCTTCGGCATCCGCAGGCTGAACCCCGCGGCTCGCATCGTTGGCGGGATTCTGACCGGCATCAGCGTGGTGCTCTCAATCTTCTCACTGCCCCAGAGTGTTATCGGCCTCCTGATCAATGCTTACATCCTGAGCATCCTCTTCTCCAAGAAGGGCAGCATGGTCTTCAGCCCGAGCTATAAGGACATCATCGCCGTCACGCCCCACATCAGATACCGGACACCGCTGATCGTCTGGATCATTCTCGGGCTCTTTGTCCTCTTGATCGTTGGCGGACTTGCGGCGGCTTTCTTCATGAGCCCGAGCGGAGGGATCTGATCCGGCAAGGATTCACGAATATCCCCTATCCACCCCGACAGGTCCGGTACAAGCTTGGTGCCGACATGGAGTTCAACGCCGTCGCCATCCTGATCCTCGTGGCCCTCTTCGCCCTGTGGAAGCTGGATTTCATCGCCACCCTGCTCAACCTCAAGGCGCTGTCTCCGGACCTTCCGAAGGAGTTCACCGACGTTTTCGACGCCGAGCGCTACGCCAAGTCCCAAGCCTACACCCGCGAGTCGGCCCGCTTCGAGATCATCCACTCGATCTTCTCGCTGACGGTCCTGTTGGTTTTCTGGACCCTCGGCGGCTTCGGCTGGTTGGATGGGTTTTCGCGCGGGCTGGTATCCGGGGAGATCCCGGCCGGATTGCTTTTCCTCGGGCTGCTCTTCATCGGGCACACCCTCATTCACCTCCCTTTCTCCATCTACGACACTTTCGTGATCGAGGAGAAGTTCGGCTTCAACAAGACCACTCCGAAGACCTTCGTCATCGATCAGATCAAGGGCCTCGTACTTGCCGCTCTGTTAGGCCTGCCACTCGCCGCTGGCATCCTGTGGATCTTCGGGAATGTCTCGAACGCCTGGCTCTGGGCCTGGGGCTTCTTCGTCACCTTCCAACTCTTTCTCACCTGGCTGGCGCCCACTCTGATCCTGCCCTTGTTCAACAAGTTTACCCCCATGGCCGATGGTCCGCTGCGCCAGGCGATCGAGGCGATGGCCCGCAAGTGCGGATTCCCGCTCGGAGAGATCTCCGTGATGGACGGATCGAAGCGCTCGACCAAGGCGAACGCATTCTTCACCGGCTTCGGCAAGAACAAGAAGATCGCCCTTTACGACACCTTGATCGAGGAGCAGACGCAGGACGAACTCGTCGCCGTGCTCGCCCATGAGATCGGCCACTTCAAGCTGAAGCATATCGTTCAGCGCCTCGCCGTATCGATCCTGCAGGCGGCGGTGCTCGTCTACCTGCTGGGATTAGTGATCGGTGGTGGAGCCTTCTCCCGGGAGCTCTTCGATGCCTTCGGAGTCGAGCAGATCTCACCCCATGTCGGTCTGGTGCTCTTCGGTATCCTCTTCGCGCCTGCCAGCCGCCTGCTCGGCATCGCGGCCAACGCATGGTCCCGCAAGCATGAGTTCGAAGCCGATGCCTTCGCCGCAAAGGCGACAGGTGAATCCGAATCTCTCGTATCCGCCCTCAAAAAACTCTCCGCGAAGAATCTCTCGAATCTCACCCCCCACCCCTTCCGGGTTTTCCTCGATCATTCCCATCCGCCGGTGCTGGTGCGAATCCATGCCCTCCGTTCGCTTCCGTTTGGAACCTGATACCTAGCAATTCGTAAGCTCCTCTTTCATGTACTCCGCCGATCCTACCCGCTACAATGGCCGTATGCCGTACCGCCGCTGCGGTGACTCAGGACTGCTGCTGCCCCAGATTTCCCTCGGCTGCTGGCATAACTTCGGCCACGTCGACGATCAGATCGAGGCCCGCGCGATCCTGCGCCGCGCCTTTGATCGGGGCATCACCCACTTCGATCTGGCCAACAACTATGGTCCGCCTCCTGGCAGTGCGGAGGAGAACGTCGGCCGCATCCTGTCGGAGGACTTCGCCGCCCACCGCGACGAGCTCATCATCTCCTCGAAGGCCGGCCACGACATGTGGCAGGGTCCCTACGGCGAATGGGGTTCGCGCAAGCACCTGCTTTCCTCACTCGACCAGTCGCTCAAGCGCCTGCGTCTCGACTACGTGGACATCTTCTACTCCCACCGTCCGGACCCGAACACGAACCTGGAGGAGACGATGTCCGCCCTTGCGACCGCGGTGCAATCCGGCCGGGCGCTCTACGTGGGGATCTCCAAGTATCCGCTGAAGATGCTCAAAAAGGCGGTGAAGATCCTGAAGGACATGGGTGTCCGCTGCCTGATCTATCAACCGCCCTACTCAATCCTGAACCGCTGGCCGGAAGCCGAAGGCATCCACGAATGGCTCGAAGACAAGGGCATCGGTTCGATCGTTTTCAGCCCCTTGGCGCAAGGGATGCTCACGAACAAGTATGTCGACGGCATCCCGGAAGGATCCCGTGCCGCACGTTCCGAGGGCTTCCTCCAGACCGCCCAAGTGGAGGCCCAACGCGAAAAGCTCCGTGCGCTCCATCAACTCGCCAGCGAGCGTGGTCTGAGCCTCCAGCACCTGGCCCTGCGCTGGGCGCTCGATCAGCAGGGAGTCACCTCCGCGATCATCGGCGCCCGCACCGTCGCCCAATTGGATGACTCCCTCGCCGCCATGGCCGCCCCCGAACTTGATCGGGAAGCTCTCGAGCTGATCGACTCCATCTCCCCCGCGGTGAAGAAGGAGGACGCCGAAGGCTAGGCAGAATGAAGAATGCGGAATTCCCGAATGCCGAATGACTTGCGAAGAGTAAAGGTGCGGAGCGCGCACCGGCTTCATGTTCGACTCCCGGCATCCGGGGATTCATCATCCGACACTTTCTCGGAACAAGTCCCGAAGATCATCCTCGCTGGCACCCGCAGAAACACCCATTTGACAGGGGGATATTGCCCCCTATTTTCGCGGAACCCCGATGGGCCAACCAACCGACCTCGACCCCGTTTTCCGCTCCCATGCACCAGGCTACTGGCCGGCGGAGGCGATGACCGAATGGCACGATGCCACCTGGCAGCTCAAGAACCGTGTTTCCTCGCTGTCTGCCCTTGAAGCCCGCATCGACCTCACGGACGAGGAGAGAGCTGGCGTTCTGCTCGCTGGCAACAAGCTGGCGATGTCGATCACTCCGCATTTCTTCAATCTGATCGATCCAAACGATCCGAACTGCCCGATCCGACGACAGGTCATCCCGAGGATGGAAGAAGGCTGGGATGCTCCCGAGGAAATGGCTGACCCCTGCGGGGAAGACTCCCACATGCCGGTGCCCGGTCTCGTGCACCGCTATCCGGACCGCGTGCTCTTCCTCGTCACGGACCGCTGCGCGTCCTACTGCCGCTACTGCACACGCTCGCGGGTGGTTTCCGGAGTAGGCGAGCAGCACTTGGAGACGCAATGGGAAGCCGCTTTCAAATACCTAGAAGAGCACACTGGGGTCCGCGATGTCCTGCTCTCCGGTGGTGATCCCCTCCTCTTCTCGGACGCGAAGCTGGAGAAGATCCTCAGCCGTCTCCGCGCCATCCCGCACATCCAGTTCCTGCGCATCGGCTCGCGGATCCCGATCTTCCTTCCGCAGCGCATCACACCGGCGCTGTGCGACATGCTGAAGAAGTATCACCCGCTCTTCATCTCCGTTCACACCAATCACCCCCGCGAACTCACGCTGGAGGTGAAGGAAGGGCTTGGCCGTCTCGCCGATGCCGGTATCCCGCTGGGCAATCAGAGCGTGCTGCTTAAGGGAGTCAACGACTCGGTGGAGATCCAGAAGGCTCTCGTCCACAAGTTGCTCATGTGCCGTGTGCGGCCTTACTATCTTTATCAGTGCGATCTGATCCGGGGTTCCTCTCACCTCCGCACCTCCGTGTCGAAGGGTGTGGAGATCATCGAGGGCCTGCGCGGTCACACCACCGGCTACGCCATCCCGCAGTTCGTGATCGATGGCCCCGGTGGCGGTGGCAAGATCCCGCTGAATCCGAACTACGTCGTCCATCGCGATCATGAGAAGACCGTGCTGAGGAACTACGAGGGAGAGATCTTCGAGTATCCCGAGCCGACCCAGATTCCCTCGCAGGAGCTGGCACGGCTGAAGGATTGCGCGACCGGAATCGGCTGCGGAAGCTGAGGCCACCCCTGACGCCACTGGAATATGGTACAAAGTGCATGGAGCGCCGGACCTTCGCTACCGCTTCGTCATCGACATGGCCTGCCTCGCCGGGTGAAAAAGGCCGCGTGAGAATCCAGCGCGCGGGATCGCAGGCATCCACCAAAGGACCGGCCGAATGGTTCACCGGAACCGTTCGGATCGATCCCTTGTTCCAGCCGAGTGCCCCCGCGCGCACTGGAGCGACGCAGGTCACCTTCGAGCCCGGTGCCCGCACAGCATGGCATACCCATCCGCTCGGCCAGACGATCATCGTCACTTCCGGCTGCGGCCGGGCCCAGTGCGAGGGCGGGGCCATCGAAGTGATCCGTCCCGGGGATGTGGTCTGGTTCCCCCCGGGCGTGAAGCACTGGCATGGTGCCGGGCCGGAAACCGCGATGACCCATATCGCGATCCACGAGGCACTCGACGGCAAGACCGTCGATTGGCTTGAGCCGGTTAGTGACGAGGACTACGCAGCCTAGCGTTGCTCGGCTTTAGCAGCACGGATCACCTTGCGGTCGTTCATCAGGGGGTTCGTGCCGGCTTTCACTTCCATCGCGTCCGGCAATCCGTCGCGATCGCTGTCGCTGTCGGTGGCTGAAGTACCATGGGTCACGTACTCGGCGCGGTTGTCCAGCCCGTCCTTGTCCTCGTCCAGGTCGGGATCGAAGTAGTCGAAGATCCCGTCCCCATCCGAATCGGCCGCTCCCAGATCCAGCTCGAAGCTGAAGTCCTGATCCGGCGTGAGCAGATGGTTGTCGTAGATCGGTGAATAGCTTTTCACGATCACCGTCTTGTTGTCCGGCTGGAACTCCAAGGTGCGAAGGTAGCCCTCCCCGCCCAGCTTGCGGAACTGATAGTTCGCGAGCATCTGGTGCACGGGCTTGCCAGCATCGTTGTTGTCCACGCGGTAGCCCGTGCCATCTCCCAGCACGTGGCCGTTGAGGGTCATCACGAAGTTGTGCTTCTTCACGAGCTTTTGCCAGAGCTGCTCGCCATCGTTCTTGCCGCCGGGGGTTTGATATTTGTGGGGGTTGTAGGCCTGCGGGTTCGCCGTATCGGTGTGATCGTAGCGCAGGTCGTTGTTGTTCATGAAGGCATGCGTCACCAGGATGCCCTTACGGTCGGCGTGCTCGCTCATGATCCGGTTCGCCCATTCGACCGTGCTATCGCGCGGCCCCCATTCAAGACAGAGGATGATCCACTTCACGCCACCTGCCTCGAAGAGGTGGTAGGTGTTGTCCATCTTCCCGGCTTCCATGGCACCACCGAAGCTCGGCCAGTCGCGGTAGTACTCTTCGTGAAAGTAGTCGTTCAGGAAGGTGTCGCGCGTCGCCGCATTGCCACCCGGGCCGTAGTCGTGATTTCCCGGCACCAGCGCATAAGGCATCTTTCCATCCAGCATGCCCATCGAGCGGCGCGCGTTCTCCCACTCCGGAATCGAGTTCACGTTCACGATGTCGCCGAGATGCATTACATAGCGGATGTTCCGGGACCGGGCGTTGTGAAGGACCCATGAAGTCTGGGAATCGAAGACCCCCGGATAGTTCTGCGAATAAATCTGGGTATCCGGCAGCAGCACCAAGGTCCACGCGCCCTCTTTGATCATCGAACTGCCCGGCTGGGGTGTCAGATCCAAGGGCGGAGTCTTCCGATCCCGAACCAGTGCGGCATAGTGATAGAGATTGCGGAAGAACGGAGCATTGAACTCCCGCTGGCTTGCCGAACTCCGGTCCTCGCCGCTGGCGCCGTCCAGAATCTTGTCCACGCCCAAGGCGGAAACGAAGAAGCGGCCTTGTCCATAGGCACCCTCCATGAGTCCCGGCGTGCGCGCGTCCCGGTCACCCGAAAGGATCACCTCGAAGCCGAAGAACTGCACGAAAGATTCCCACTGCACGTTCTTCTGAAACCAGGTCTTCTCATCATCGCCGAGCGTGAAGCTCAGCTTGCTGCCATCCGCGGACTTTGGGACGCCTTCCAGAATCGGATGCTTCGGTGCGAGGATGTGGGAGGCCTTCGAGTCACTGTCGCTGCGCGTGGCATCCTGAGTGTCGGGCATAAAGGGAGGCTTGAGCTCGTCCTGATCCGCCTGAGCGAACTGGATCAGCAAGCCCGCGCGATCCACGTAGTCGTCCAGATCATCCGCATAGGCTGCCATGTAGTCCTTGTATGCCTTGGACTGGGACGCGAAGGAGCCAAAGGCGATGAGATCCAAGTCCGTTTCCGGATCCGAGCCGTGGACGTAGGGCGGACGGTCCAATGGAAGCGGCATCACGTGAAAGCCTGCCCGTCGCAAGAGCTCACCCAAGCCCGCGCGATGCGAATAGCGGTCGACTGTTTCGAAGACGTAGGCACGCAGACCTTCCGGATTCGCGGCGCCTTTTCCCGCGGAGGGATTCGCGGTCGGCCCGAAATTCGTGATCGGATCCGGAGAAGCCGGAGCTTTGACCGGTTCCGCGGCACCGAGGCAGAGAACACCGAGCAAAGGCAGGACGGTCACAAGAGCTTTCATGGGATAAGGAGTCGGCAAAGCTGCGGAAGCGCACCTCCGCCGGACGAAAGGAAACGGGTGACAAAGCATTCACCTTTCTCGCCCGCATTCCCGGAATGCGAAATGCAGTTGACGCCACGCCCTCGCTCTCGAGATTCCGCGCATGACTTGGAACGACCGCTTTCTCGATCTCTTCGACCGCTGCGTGAAACGCTATGAGTCCGGGGACAAGGATTTCACCGGCTACTATAGCGCCGCGGACTCCGCCCTGTTAGCCGAGATCGGGTACAAGCCGCGCGAGTTCTTCGACTTCGTGGAAGACTATTGCGAGGAAGGCCAGCCTTCCATCTCCACTGCCCTGCTGGTGGCCGCCGTCCGCCGCGATTACTTCCAAGTCGTGATGCAAGGCAAGCCGGGCGAGAAGGAGCTCACCCGCGATGACATCCCGACCTTCGGCGACGAGCTCGATGGCATTGCCTACCTGCCACGCATCCTGGCCAAGGCCCGCGCCAAGCTCCGCGGCGAGCTCGATCCCGACCTCATGTATGGCTGCGGTGGCGATCGGGCGTTCCTCGCCCGAAACGGCGACCTTCATCCCGCCGATTTCCTCCGCCGCGTCTGGGCGGCCGAGGACGACGACAGCAAGGTGCTGGCGTGGATCAAGGGTCAGTAGAGCCTACTTGCCGATCCAAGTCTTCTGAGGGATCTCCAAGACGTCTCCAGCAAGGACAGGCTCCGAAGCGGAAGTCGTATCCCCGAGATCGCACGGGAGGCTTCTCCCGTTTCGAACCAATCTGGCGCGCTTGACTGCGGCAAACTCGGTCACGCCGCCAGCTTTCTCCAGCGCCACGGCGAGGCTCATCCCTTCCGTAATCTTCACCAGTCCCGGCCTCCTCACATGGCCTCCCACCGTGACGACACCCAAGCTTCTCGGCAGCTTCGACCGATCCAGAGACTTGGCTGACTTCATCCTTGCGACCGTCGACTCGGATCTGAGTTCAGGGCAATCTGTCGAGGACTTGGCCAGGTCATCCCGTGATTCGGGACCCACCTGATGGGCGAGGCAGGCAGCACCGACTATTTTGCAGGTGATGGGATCCATACCCCGGATCTCTAGCAAATCACTTTGCAGAACAAAGTAAATTCTCCGGATGCTTTTTCCACGCCCGTCCTCTCCTTGAACGTTAATGCGCTACTTTTCCCAGACATGGCCGGTTCCTCGCTACGCTTTGCCTGACATCCAGCATGGATTCGCGCTGGCCATGAGCCCATCCATTGCCATCTTTTCGACAAGCCACTCATGACGACTGAAGAATTGCAGGACAGGATCGCCGCCACCAGCGGCTGGATCACCGCCGTGAAAGAGGAGATGGGCCGGGTTCTGGTGGGGCAGGAAGCCTTGGTGGACCGCCTGATCGTCGGCCTGCTCTGTAACGGCCACATTCTCCTCGAGGGCGTTCCCGGTCTGGCCAAGACGCTTGCAGTCAAAGCTCTCTCCGGCTCGCTCGACGCCAGCTTCGCCCGCTTCCAGTTCACTCCGGACCTCCTTCCCGCCGACTTGCTCGGCACCATGGTTTACAACCCGCAGGAAGCGAAGTTCTCGCCCAAGCTCGGGCCCATCTTCAATAACCTGATCCTCGCGGACGAAATCAACCGCGCCCCGGCGAAGGTCCAGTCGGCCCTGCTGGAGGCCATGCAGGAGAAGCAAGTGACCCTCGCAGACACCACCTACCGCTTGCCAGAGCCCTTCCTCGTTCTGGCCACCCAGAACCCGATCGATCAGGAGGGCACCTATCAGCTTCCGGAGGCCCAGCTCGACCGCTTCCTGCTCAAGGTCAGCGTGGGCTATCCCACCAAGGACGAAGAGCTGATGGTGCTCGACCGTATGGCGACCTCCGCGCCCCCCTATCAGACCAAGACCGTCGCGAGTCCCCAGCAGGTAGCCGAATCCCGCTCCCATGTGAACCAGATCTATATTGATCCCGCGGTTCGCGAATACATCGTCGATCTCATCCGCGCGACCCGCTTCCCGGCGAAGATCGATGCCGGTCTGAAGCACCTGATCCGCTCCGGCGCCTCCCCGCGCGGCACCATCAACCTGGCTCTAACAGCACGTGCCCGGGCCTTCTCCGCAGGCCGCGCCTTCGTCACGCCGCAGGATGTGAAGGACATGGTTCACGACGTCCTGCGCCACCGTATCCTGCTCAGCTATGAAGCCGAGGCGGAGGAGGTCACTACCGACCAGATCCTCGACCGAGTCCTCGCCAAGGTGCCGGTGCCCTAAAGAGACTGCAGACCATCAGACAGAAGACATCAGACTTGAGTAGAGATTTCCCAAGCGTGCCGCGGATGATGGCTGGTTCTCCAGTCTTCCGTCTGTCGTCTTCAAATCTTCCGTCTCAGCGTTTCTTATGACCGAGGACGAGCATATCGAGGAGGTGATGAACCGGGTCCACAAGCTGGAGCTAAAGGCCCGGCGACTGGTGCGTGAATCCTTTGCCGGTGAGTACCAGTCCTCGTTCCGTGGCCAAGGCCTCGATTTCGATGACTTCCGGGAGTACCAGCACGGCGATGAGATCCGCTTCATCGATTGGAATGTCACCGCGCGCATGGGTTCTCCCTACATCCGCAAGTTCCGCGAGGAGCGCGAGCTGGCCGTGATCCTGGCGGTGGACATTTCCGGCTCCTCCGATTTCGGCAGCGTCCATTTCAGCAAACGCGAAGCGGCGGCTGAAACGGCGGCCATTATCGGCTTCAGTGCCGCGGGCAATGGCGACAAGGTCGGGCTACTGCTTTTCGCGAAGGAGGCACAGTTTTTCGTCCCTCCCGCCAAGGGCACCCGCCATGTTCTGCGGATCGTCCGCGAGATCCTGATGGCCAAACCGGAAGATCCCGGCACCTCGATCACCGCGGCCTGCGACTTTCTGATCCGCACGCTCCGCCGGAAGGCCTTCATCTTCATGATCTCGGACTTCTTCGACGATCCGATCGACCGGCCGCTGGGCAAGCTCGCCCGCAAGCACGAAACCATCGCGCTACAGATCTCGGATCCCTTGGAGATGTCCCTGCCCAAAGCGGGCAGGGTGGTCCTCGCCGACCCTGAAACCGGCTGGGAGGTGCTCGTGAACACGAACAACGCCAACCTCCGCATGGGCTACGAGAAGCTGATGCGCCGCCAATTCGAAGGGGTCGCCGCCACCTGCAAGAAGCACGCGATCGATCACGCCCAGCTATTCACCGACCGCGATCGCCTCGGCGACCTGCACCGCTTGCTCAAGAAACGCGCTCGCAAGCGCACCCGTTGATTCCGATGGCAGAGCAAAAAGACGAAACGCTCATCCTCAGGGATCCGATTCCTGCCGAGCCCCTGCTTCCCGATCCCGGCCTGCCGCTCTGGGCATGGGGCCTGATCGGACTTGCCGTGGTCGCGTTGGTCACGGGACTCATCTATCTCCTGCGGAAGAAGCCTATCGGCGTGGTCGATCCCAACAAGGTTCGGGAAGAAGCCTACCGCCGCGCGGTCGCCGAACTGGACCCGAAGCCGGGGGAGACGATGCAGGAGGCCGCTACCTCCGTCTCGATCGCCTTGCGCCGCTATCTGGCCGTGGTTTCGGGCGATCCGGCACTTTTCGAAACTCACGAGGAATTTGTGGCCCGCCACGAGTCTCTGGCCTCCTATCCCGAGGACCTGCGGACAACTACCGCCGAAGGATTTTCCCATTTGGCGCGTTTGAAGTATGGTCCTGAAGCAAGTGGCGATCCGGTGGCGCTTTATACAGCGGCGCGTCAACTGCTTGACCGCCTCCACCAGCACCGGCCCGCATGAGGGATTTCCTGGAACATTTCAAATTCGCCCAGCCGCAGTGGCTTCTGCTGCTGATCCCCTGCGTCCTTCTTTTCGTCCTCCGCCGCGGTCGCGGGGCGGAGGCGGCCATGACCTTTTCCACCCTTTCCGTGCTGGTCAGCTTGGGCTCGAAGGTGCGCCGCTCGGCTTTTTCCTTCGGCATGCCGCTTGCCATCCTGGCCTTGGTCCCGGCGATCCTTGCCATGGCCCGGCCGGTATGGCGGAACGAGTATCATTCGAAGACCGCAAGCGGCATCGACATCGCCATCGCCTTCGACGTCTCCTTGTCGATGAGCATCGACGACTTCCATACCCCGGAAGGCCGCGCCCTGAAGCGCATCGACGCCGCCAAAGAAGTTGTCCACAACTTCATCGAGAGTCGTCCGGACGACCGCATCGGCATGGTCATCTACTCGGGACGTCCCTACTCCGTCAGTCCCATCACCCTTGACCACGACTGGCTCCTAAGCAGCTTCAAGCAAGTTAACTTGAACATCCTCAAGGAGATGGGGACAGCGATCGGCTCGGCCATCGCGGCCGCTTCAAGCCGCCTCGATTCCCGGGACGCCAAGAGCAAGATCATCATCCTCTGCACCGACGGAGCTTCCAACTCCGGCAAGATCTCGCCGATCGAGGCGGCCGAGAATGCCAAGACCCTGGGCATCAAGATCTACACCATCGCCATCGGCACCGAGGAAGGCCGTGTTTCCAGCGATATCCAGCGCTTCGCCCGCCAAGAATTCGACTTGCCAACTCTCCGGAAGATCGCGGCGATCACCGGCGGCCAGCACTACCACGCAAAGAGCGCGGAAGAACTCGCCAAATACTTCGACACGATCGACCAGCTCGAGAAATCCGAGACCATCTCCCGCACCGTCATCGAAGACGTTGAGCTTTTCCCGTGGTTTCTGGGAACCGCCGTGGTCGCTTCACTTGTCGCCGCATTCCTGCTGGCGCTCAACCCGCCGCCCTCGCCATGACCTTCGCCCAACCCGCTTGGTTCGCCCTGCTGTTGCTGGTGCCCCTGTTCACAGTGGGTGCCGTGCTGGTCGCGCGGCTGCGGCGGAAGCAATGGGCCGCCTTTGCCGCCCCGCGCCTGCGTCCCCGACTTCTGCGCCGCGGTAGCCCCCTGCCCCGCTGGCTCGCCTTTGGCTTCCTGATGCTGGCGGTGGTCTTGCTCGCCTTCGGACTCGCCCGCCCGCAGACAACCCGCGGCATGCAGACCGAAACCTCCCGCGGGCGGAATGTGCTGCTCGCGCTCGACCTCTCCCGGAGCATGCTGGTTTCCGATCTGAAACCCGATCGACTCACTCAGGCGAAGACACTCTGCTACGAGTTGATGGAAGCCCTGCCGAACGACCGGATCGGCCTGATCGGTTTTTCCGGTGAGCCCTACCTGTTTGCGCCCCTCACGGTGGATCACGCCGCGGTGCGCGAGACGATCGACCAACTCGACATGGATTTCATCCCGGTCGGAGGATCGAACCTCGAAGGCACCTTGGAGATGGCGATTAAGACCCTCAAGGAAACAGGTCAGAAGGAGAATGCCCTGATCGTCCTCAGCGATGGTGACGAAACCACCGGCCGGATGAGCAAGCTCGCGGCTGATGCCAAGAAGGCGGGCGTCTACATCTTCGCCATCGCCGTGGGTACCGAGAATGGCGACTACATCCCGAATCCGGACTATCCCGATGGCCGTCATCGCGACCGCTCCGGAAACGTCGTCCGCAGCGGCATCAATACCAGTGCTCTCAAGAAGCTCGCGGCAGATACCGGCGGGCGGTTCGCGGTCGCCACCTCCGCCGCCAGCATTCCCGAGATGGTGAAGACCGCGATCTCCGATTTGGAACAGTTCGAGATTGAAGGCCGTGATCGCTTTGTCCCGGTCGAGTATTACCAATGGTTCGTTCTGCCGGGGATCATCTTTCTCATCGCCTCGGTGATCGCCGGTACCCGCTGGCGCGGATTGGGACCAGCTAGCGCAGCAGCGGCTGCCGCTTTGATTTTCATCACACCGCAGCCAGCCCGGGCCGGAATGCATGAGGACGCGGGCAAGGCGCTCTCGGAAGGTCGCAACGAGGAGGCGGAGACGCTCTACGATCAACTGGCCGAGAAGTCGGGGCCCACCGACACAGGCTTCCGTTACCGCTTGGCCCAAGGCAATGCCGCGTTCCGCCAAGGACAAACGGACGTCGCCCGCCACGCCTATAGCGAGGCTCTGCGCTCGAACGATCCGAAGGTCCGCGCCGCCGCACACCATGGATTGGGAACCATTCTCTTCGACAACGGCTGGAAACGACTCTCCAACGGTCCCTCCTACCCGAAGATCGAGCCCCCGAAATCCGAGGCCAAGAACTCGGATCCCTTCAAGAAGATCGGCGACGCCCTGTCCGGAAAAGGTAATCCCGCAGCGACCAAAGATCCGATGGCCGCCTTCGACGAGATGGTGCGCCAAGCGATGTCCGAATGGATTCAGGGCGAGATTCCAGATGGCGGAGGCGATACCGCCGGTTTCGATCGCTTCAACAGCGTGCTCACCGATTGGGTGGACGCCGTGAAGCACTTCGAATCCGCGCTGGGCTATGACTCGTCGCTAGTTGACGCGGAGCACAACCGCACGCTCACCGTGAAGCATCTCAAGCGCTTGCGGGAGATTCTTGAAGAGGTGAACGAAAACGCCCAGCAGATCCAACCCGTCCCGGGACCCGGCGAGGGGGAGGACCAAGGTCAAGGCCAGCAGCCGGATGGCGAAGGCGAAGAGGGCGATCAAGAAGGCGAAGGCAAGGGCGGCGACAAAGAGGGCAAGGGCGACGGCGACGGCGAAGAAAAGGATCGGGACGGTAAAGGCGGCGATCACCCCGGCGACAAAAAAGAGGGTGAAGGCGACAAGGACGGTGGCAAGAAGCCTAAACCGGGCGAATCTCCGGAAGATGCCGCACGTCGTATCCTCAAGGAGAACGCCGATTTCGAAAAGGGTGCGCTCGGCCCCAATCGCATCGAGTACCGTCAACCTGACAAGGACTGGTAATTCATTTCAGCAACCGTGAAGCGACTTCTTTCCATTCTTTTCCTCGGTGCCCTGTTCGGCTCGGGAGCGATCTCCGCCGCACCGGTCGTGCAGGCGAATATCAGCAGCCGTTTCCTCATCACCGGCGAGCAGGCCACCTTCGAGGTGGTGGTGCCGGGTGAGGAATTCGACGGCAGCACCGTGCCGCCGATTCCGGAGGTGAAGGATCTGACCATCCGCCCGCTTGGCATCGGGCCGCGGCCTCGCTCCGGGCCGGGCCGCAGGATCGAGTATTTTTTCAACTACTCGGTGGTGGGCTACACCCCGGGGACTTTTACAATTCCCG
It encodes the following:
- a CDS encoding VWA domain-containing protein, which codes for MRDFLEHFKFAQPQWLLLLIPCVLLFVLRRGRGAEAAMTFSTLSVLVSLGSKVRRSAFSFGMPLAILALVPAILAMARPVWRNEYHSKTASGIDIAIAFDVSLSMSIDDFHTPEGRALKRIDAAKEVVHNFIESRPDDRIGMVIYSGRPYSVSPITLDHDWLLSSFKQVNLNILKEMGTAIGSAIAAASSRLDSRDAKSKIIILCTDGASNSGKISPIEAAENAKTLGIKIYTIAIGTEEGRVSSDIQRFARQEFDLPTLRKIAAITGGQHYHAKSAEELAKYFDTIDQLEKSETISRTVIEDVELFPWFLGTAVVASLVAAFLLALNPPPSP
- a CDS encoding SLBB domain-containing protein, translated to MDPITCKIVGAACLAHQVGPESRDDLAKSSTDCPELRSESTVARMKSAKSLDRSKLPRSLGVVTVGGHVRRPGLVKITEGMSLAVALEKAGGVTEFAAVKRARLVRNGRSLPCDLGDTTSASEPVLAGDVLEIPQKTWIGK
- a CDS encoding DUF5069 domain-containing protein; this translates as MTWNDRFLDLFDRCVKRYESGDKDFTGYYSAADSALLAEIGYKPREFFDFVEDYCEEGQPSISTALLVAAVRRDYFQVVMQGKPGEKELTRDDIPTFGDELDGIAYLPRILAKARAKLRGELDPDLMYGCGGDRAFLARNGDLHPADFLRRVWAAEDDDSKVLAWIKGQ
- a CDS encoding DUF58 domain-containing protein — its product is MTEDEHIEEVMNRVHKLELKARRLVRESFAGEYQSSFRGQGLDFDDFREYQHGDEIRFIDWNVTARMGSPYIRKFREERELAVILAVDISGSSDFGSVHFSKREAAAETAAIIGFSAAGNGDKVGLLLFAKEAQFFVPPAKGTRHVLRIVREILMAKPEDPGTSITAACDFLIRTLRRKAFIFMISDFFDDPIDRPLGKLARKHETIALQISDPLEMSLPKAGRVVLADPETGWEVLVNTNNANLRMGYEKLMRRQFEGVAATCKKHAIDHAQLFTDRDRLGDLHRLLKKRARKRTR
- a CDS encoding AAA family ATPase, whose translation is MTTEELQDRIAATSGWITAVKEEMGRVLVGQEALVDRLIVGLLCNGHILLEGVPGLAKTLAVKALSGSLDASFARFQFTPDLLPADLLGTMVYNPQEAKFSPKLGPIFNNLILADEINRAPAKVQSALLEAMQEKQVTLADTTYRLPEPFLVLATQNPIDQEGTYQLPEAQLDRFLLKVSVGYPTKDEELMVLDRMATSAPPYQTKTVASPQQVAESRSHVNQIYIDPAVREYIVDLIRATRFPAKIDAGLKHLIRSGASPRGTINLALTARARAFSAGRAFVTPQDVKDMVHDVLRHRILLSYEAEAEEVTTDQILDRVLAKVPVP